Proteins encoded by one window of Anaeromyxobacter diazotrophicus:
- a CDS encoding cytochrome c3 family protein, translated as MKLLKITFAAVFALAFGNAYAFHSGGVGECEGCHTMHNSFEGAKMTPKGGTILQSGIYLLKASDQSSACLNCHEGPLDRPSSYHIATPDSLMVGDSVPGTLLTSAQVPQTQTPGGDFGWVKKTLNFKVRGALTSIEGDRHGHNIVAADYGYNKDAIQTVAPGGTFPRENLACSSCHDPHGRYRRDATGAIATTGLPIFNSGSYNTSAAPVAGKGAVGVYRLLAGKNYQPKSFSGTGSFAFANDPPAAVVAGNYNASEGTDGSALVRVAYGQGMAEWCANCHGGMLENGYTSGMPGLVHPAGNLAKLPSFIVTNYNSYVTSGIMTGAQATAYTTLVPFELGTNDYTALAAAVASPKFGADTTNAPNVICLSCHRAHASAFESMTRYSIYNEFMTIADASGNAIYDPSTADGKINMGLDQTALQVAYYGRAATAFGPYARGLCNKCHAKD; from the coding sequence ATGAAGCTTCTCAAGATCACGTTCGCGGCGGTGTTCGCGCTTGCCTTCGGCAACGCGTACGCCTTCCACTCCGGCGGCGTCGGCGAGTGCGAAGGCTGCCACACGATGCACAACTCCTTCGAGGGCGCGAAGATGACCCCGAAGGGCGGGACGATCCTCCAGTCGGGGATCTACCTCCTCAAGGCCAGCGACCAGTCGTCGGCCTGCCTCAACTGCCACGAGGGTCCGCTGGACCGCCCGAGCAGCTACCACATCGCCACCCCGGACAGCCTGATGGTCGGCGACTCCGTGCCGGGCACGCTCCTCACCTCGGCGCAGGTCCCCCAGACCCAGACCCCGGGCGGTGACTTCGGCTGGGTGAAGAAGACCCTGAACTTCAAGGTGCGCGGCGCGCTGACCTCGATCGAGGGCGACCGCCACGGCCACAACATCGTCGCGGCCGACTACGGCTACAACAAGGACGCGATCCAGACCGTCGCGCCGGGCGGCACGTTCCCCCGCGAGAACCTGGCCTGCTCCTCCTGCCACGACCCGCACGGCCGTTACCGCCGTGACGCGACCGGCGCGATCGCCACCACTGGCCTCCCGATCTTCAACTCCGGCTCGTACAACACCAGCGCCGCCCCGGTCGCTGGCAAGGGTGCGGTCGGCGTGTATCGCCTCCTCGCCGGCAAGAACTACCAGCCGAAGTCCTTCTCCGGCACGGGCAGCTTCGCCTTCGCGAACGACCCGCCCGCCGCCGTCGTCGCCGGCAACTACAACGCCTCCGAGGGCACGGACGGCTCCGCGCTGGTCCGCGTCGCTTACGGCCAGGGCATGGCCGAGTGGTGCGCCAACTGCCACGGTGGGATGCTCGAGAACGGCTACACCTCCGGCATGCCCGGCCTGGTTCACCCGGCCGGTAACCTCGCCAAGCTCCCGTCGTTCATCGTGACGAACTACAACAGCTACGTCACCTCGGGCATCATGACGGGCGCGCAGGCCACCGCGTACACCACCCTGGTGCCCTTCGAGCTCGGCACGAACGACTACACCGCCCTCGCGGCGGCCGTCGCCTCGCCGAAGTTCGGCGCGGACACCACCAACGCCCCGAACGTCATCTGCCTCTCCTGCCACCGCGCGCACGCGTCGGCCTTCGAGAGCATGACCCGTTACAGCATCTACAACGAGTTCATGACGATCGCGGACGCCTCGGGCAACGCCATCTACGACCCGAGCACGGCCGACGGCAAGATCAACATGGGCCTCGACCAGACCGCCCTGCAGGTCGCGTACTACGGCCGCGCGGCGACCGCGTTCGGGCCGTACGCCCGCGGTCTCTGCAACAAGTGCCACGCGAAGGACTAG